The DNA region GCGGCTCGGTGCCCCTCACCGTGGCGTCGGGGCGCGCTGCGTGAAACGCCTCCCCCCGCATCCCCGcggtgggggttgggggggcaaAGAAGTTGAACCGGCTTCTCCCACCCGGGACGCGGTTCCCGCACCCCCCCCATCCCGAATTTACCCGACGAAGGtctcggcgccggcggccgcagcCACCAGGGTCGCGAGCAGCACCAGGCCCCTCATCTCCGGCCGGTCGGTCGGCGGAGCGCGGTGGGGGCGGATTTTTAAGGGTGCCGCCGCCAGCTGTCCCGGTTCCCACAGGTCCGGCACCGGCGCCGGGAAGGCCGCAGCTGGCGCCGGCCGAGCTGCCGAGGCCGAGAGCGGCGTCACGTGGAAGGGAAGGAGCCGCGGGGCGAATACGGGTTTTATTCCCCGAAACGCGGGACCGCGCCGAGGTGCCGAAAAATCTGCCGGATGAGACAACAGGGGCGGCGGGCTTCTTCCCGCGGGGCCCCTCACCGGGGCGTCCCGGCTCCCGTTTAGTAGGGGTGCTCCAGGGCGTGCAGCATGATGTCCAGCAGCGCCGGCCAGGTCTCCCGGGCGGTGGGGACGATCTGGCCGGCGGGCAGCAGGAAGCCGTAGCGGCCCGTGTCCCTCAGCTCGAAGGTGTAGGAGAACTTGACGCCGTTGTCGTACGCCCAGTCCACGGTGGTGCCGGCCGCCTGGTCTGCGGAGGGTGACGGGACGCCGGAGGAGGTGACCCAAaaccgtggggggggggggttttcaCGCCCCGCGGCGGCGTGGCGGCGGAGGTGACACTTACAGATGGTGTCGATGATGCTCCCGTAGGTGTACTCGGTGCCGTAGACGGCGGCCAAGTCTCGCACGGCCTCGGCGGCCAGGTCGTTCTGCAAGGAGGAcatcccccaccaccaccccaaaaAAAGGGCATGGGTGAGgggttgtcccccccccccccccccgaggaccTAGGAGACCACCCTTGGGTGATGCGGCCACCTCACCAGCTCCCGGCGGTCGGGCGCCGGCGCCGCCTTGTAGCCGTAGGGGAACATGAGCATCTGCGAGTAGCTGTGGATGGAGACGGCGGCTTTGACGTTCCCGTGGCGGAGGATGAAGTCGGCGATGGCGCTCACCTCGCTCTCGGAGTGGGCGTAGGGGCCGTGGTAGGTTTCGGAGCAGGGGTTGCTGCTGGAGCCGGGTCCTGGGGACGTGAGCGAGGAGACACCCGCTCGCGAGGTGCCGCGGGCGCCCGAGGGAGAAGCGACACCCGGGTTTCGCTCGCCGGCATGCGGGATGTTCACCGCCTCCGCGGCCTCCCGGACGTGGGGATGGTGCCACCACCCACCGTCCATGGCCCTTGCGGCCCCACCGTACCTCCGAAGCCCGCGTCCCAGTTTCGGTTGGGGTCCACGCCGACGCAGGAGGAGCCGGCGTTGACGGACCTCGTCTTTCGCCACAGGCGGTTCTAGGAGCGAGGGACACCGGGGGAGACACCGTCACGGGGCTGGTGGGGATGAGCCACCAGGGCTCCCGTCGGGGTGTCTCCCACCAGGAGATGAAAACGGTCTCCGCCGACCCGCTCCGGCAGCTCTCGGCTGACATCCCGGGTGGGATGGGGCAACCCCGGGCTCTTCTCCACCCGGAACCGGGGTGGCCACCGCGCGTGGTGGGCGTCCAAGGCAGCTCCTTGGATGGGAGGTCCTGGGGGATGctggacctggggggggggggtcaggacgAGGCTTTTCCTCCCCGTCGCGGCACTTACGGTGCTGTGGGTGTAAGCGAAGCCGTCAGGGTTGGTGACGATCTCGAAGAAGATGTCCATGCTGTCCAGGATGGCGGTCACGGAGGGGTCCTTGCCGTACTCCTCGGCTATCTGCACGGCGAGGGGAGAAGAAGGAACCACCTCGAACCCCGCACCAGCCGCTCCGGGGGACGGGCAGCGACCAAGGAGCCGCATGTCCACGGTGGTGGAAGAGCTCAACGGCCAACACCATATGAGGTGCCACCAGCTTCACCATCAACACAGGAGACCCGGGAAGCACTTGGAAATTGCTGGGAGAAGCCCGGGGAGGTCGGAGGTCCCATCCCCAGAGGTTTCCGTAGGAGCAGGCATGGTGGCCACCTCCCGGGCATGGTCTAGCTGAGCCTGGTCCTCagcgatggggggggggggggggggggggggacacgctgGCGCCTACCTTGTTGGCGGTCCACACGCCGGTGGCTTGGGTGATCCACTCGCGCGAGTGAATGCCGGTGTCGAGCCAGATGGCGGGCCGGCCCGCTCCGCCCGTGCTGAACTGCGAAGggagcgcgccggcgtcagcgGCACACGCTTGTGCACGCGTGGGCAGGCTTGTGCACATGTCTGCAGGCTTGTGCATGCGTGGGCAGGCTTGTGCACGTCTGCAGGCTTGTGGACACATCTGCAGActtgtgcacgtgtgtgcagaCTTGTGCACATGTCTGCAGGcttgtgcatgtgtatgcatgcTTGTGGGTGCATGTGCAGGCTTGTGCATGCCTGTGCAGGCTCATGCGCACACCTGCAGGCTTGTGCACGCGTGTGCAGGCTTGTGCACATGTCTGCAGGCTTGTGCTCACATGCACAGGCTTGTGCACGTGTGTGAAGGCTTGTGCACACACCTGGCAGCTTGCACATGCGTGTGCAGGCttgtgagtgcatgtgtgcaaGCTTGTGCACATGCAGGCTTGTGCATTTGTGTGCGGGCTTGTGTGTGCGGgcttatgcatgtgtgtgcaggctTGTGGATGCATGTGCAGGCTTGTGCACGCGTGTGCAGGCTTGTGCGTTTGTGTGAAGGCTTGTGCACGCGTGTTCAGGCTTGTGCGTTTGTGTGAAGGCTTGTGCATGTGGGTGAAGGcttgtgcacatgtgtgcaggcTTGTGCATGCATATGCAGGCTTGTGCATTTGTGTGCAGGCTTGTGCACACCTGTGCAGGCTTGTGCACACATGTGCAAGCTTGTGCATGCATGTTCAggcttgtgcatgtgtgtgcaggctTGTGCATTTGTGTGCAggcttgtgcatgtgtgtgcaggctTGTGCATGCATGTTCAggcttgtgcatgtgtgtgcaggctTGTGCATTTGTGTGCAGGcttgtgcacgtgtgtgcaggcTTGTGCATGCATGTTCAGGCTTGTGCACCTGTGTGCAGGCTTGTGCACGCATGTTCAGGCTTGTGCACGCGTGTTCAGGCTTGTGCACGCGTGTGCAGGCTTGTGCACGCCTGCACTTTCCCATGGCTCCGCTCCCAGGCCAGGCCGGCGCCGGCGCTTGCGGGTGCCCGGCAGCACCCACCTTCAGCACGTAGAGCGGCCGCTTCTCGTAGCTCTGCCCGATCTGCAGCCTGGTGACCAGGCCGGGGTGGGCCGCCGCCAGCGCCTCCATCCAGCCGTAGATCTGCCGGGGAGAGCGGCGGCGTCACCCCACCGCGGGCGacgtggggtggggtggggtgggggcacccTGCCGGGCCACCCACCTCCTCGATGGTGTGGTAGGAGGCAAAGTCGAAAGTGCCTGTGCTCCTCTCCAGCCTCCGGGACAGCGCCATGGTCCTCTTCTCCTCGTCGAGCAGTTCCTGGTTGGAAGAGCGCCCGGTTGGTGCTTTATTCCCACCCaccaggtgggttttttttttgcaaaagtccGATGGAGATGGCTTCTGCTTTCCACCTTCTCCGGTTTGTCCCCAGCTCCTCCCGCTGGGATGGAGGCGAGGAGCTGCGTCCCACCGGGCGCCCCTCACCTGCACGTCCTCGATCATGACGCTGTAGGTGACGCCGTTGGCCTCCAGGAAGCTTTTGACGGCTTGGAGGCTCCAGAAAGGGACCCTCAGGTCCACAGGGAGGTTGGGCTTGGTGGGACCACGCCAGAAGTCAACCTGGCTTGGGGAAAGGGGGAGGTTGACTCCACCGGCGCCTCGGGCTCTTCTGCCGGGAGCGCCGGGGAGCCACGTGGGGACATCTGGGCGGCTTCCCAAGGGATGCTAGGAAAACAGCAGCTAATCACGGTTTACATTTAGTGGTCACCAGCATCTTGGGTGAGGAACGTGGCTCCACCTGGCCTCGGATGGGCATCCGAGGTGGGACGGGGTCTCCACTGCAGGCTGCGTTTCTCGGGAGAGAGCCCAGCCGTGCGCGGGGACGGGATGAGCCCTCCCGGCAGCGGatccggcgccgccgccgagctgTGCAGCGCAGCGGACGTGCCTTAGACTGGGGCGCAGCCCCGACGCCGGGGCGATGGGCTCTCACCTGCAGCTCCGCCTGCTCCCCCAGGTCCCGGAGCAGGGCGAGCTGCTCCTCGTCACCTGCCACGGCGCGTAGGACCTGGTCCCTGAAGGAAGGCAAGAGCAAAAGATGAAGGGAGACATCGCGTAGCGGAGCACTCGATCCGCCCAGGAAAGGGCTACCGCGGCCAGACTCACCCCACGAAGAGCTCCTCGCCGCAGGCGGCCGCCGCGACGGCGACGACGAGCAAGAAGCCCCGCATGGtggtggccgtggccgtggccgtggccgtgcctCGGCCCCCGAGGACCTATATAGCCCCCGGGTGTCCCGCCGGGGCACCTCGAGGACCTTCTCACCAAGGCCACATCTGCTGGGCACACAGCAAACAGATAAGCGAGGAACAGTTCCCCGGAGCCAAAAACGTGTGTTTTATTTGGAGAAGCAAATAAAGGAGCCGCCAAACCAGGGAGGCTCTGGAAATATCCTCCTCGAGGCCCCGGACCTGCTGCGGGCGGCCGGGGAGGGCGTTTTCCCCGTGTCCTGCCTCGTCCCAGCGGGAGCTGGAGGTCCCGGGTCTGCGTAGCAGAGGGAAGGATTTAGGGACGTGTGGGCGACCTTTGTGGCTTCACAGTACACCAGCTGTCGGGCGATTCCTGCCGGGAATCCCCACGCGCATCCgtggtggcatctctgagctcgTCCCCGGCCAGCACCGTTGGGAGCCACTGGGCTGCTCCACACAGCCGGGGACAAGCTTTGGGGGCCTGGATGATGGGGAAAGAGGTCCTCATTTAGGCAGGGTATTAGGATCATAGGATCAcgggataattcaggttggaagggacctcaggaggtctctggtccaacctcccgcccaaagcagggtcagaccaggttactcagggtcTTGTCTAGTTGGGTCTTGAAacccttcaaggatggagactgcacaagcTCTCCAGGCAATCTGGACCACTCTGTCCTCGTGGTGGGAAGGGTTtttcttatatccagtctgaacatCTCTCGTTTCAGTTCATACTGTTGTTTCTCACGCCCCATCATGCACCGcgatgaagagcctggctccatcttctccgtaACCTTCTCGAAGGTACGGGAGAGCTGCTCGTAggtctcctctccaggctgaaccagtccagctccctcagctgtCCCTCACAGGACGTGTGCTCCAGCTGCTGAACATCTCGGTGGCCTCCACTGACCTCATTCTGGTTTATCAGTGTCTCTCTGGTAGTGGGGGTCCCAAAACCGGATGCCGTTGTCATCAAGCCATGCACTTAGAAGAAGAGGGACAAGATGGCCTAGAAGCTCAGATGGTCTCTGCCAGGATGGAGCTTCAAAGCCAGGGCAGGACCAGAGCTGAATTCTACCACCCCGTCCAGCCCAGTGCGAAGGCACCTGCAGCTGGTCGCCCACCACCGCTCCTGCCGCTCACAGGGTCGCCCACGCAGAGGCAGCGGCTCAGGTGGATCTGGGGACCAAGCTGGTGCCTCCCACCAGCAACCTTTAGCCAGCAGCACTTGAGCTCCGTCATGAGCCATGGAAGGATGGGACAGTTTGGAAACACGGCCCCATCCCGGAGAGTCACCGAGCGCCAACGGGAGGGACCAGCAGATGCACGGGTTGAGCAGCAGCACGGCAGAGTCCCTCCATGCCCAGGCTTCCCTCAGCCCCGTGCCGAACCCACGTGGAGCTGCCTGGCGCCTCACCTGCACCTTCACCTGCTTTTCCCTGCCAACAGCCTTGCGTCCTTTGGGCCTGAACCCAGGTTTTGCCCTCTCGCGCAGGGCGTGTTTGTTTTCCAGCCACGCTCCCGACGGCGTGAGTAACTCGCCAGCTGCTGGGGCAAGCAGAGGACATCAAGATAAGCCTGTTAGACTTGACAGCTATTGCGCCAGGGGCAGGGATTGATGATGCCCGACGCCTTGGTGGCTCAGAAACACGGCCAGAAGCTGTCGGCTCGTGAGGCTCAAGAAATTGGGAGGCTGGAAGACACAACAAGGGAGCCCACCTGTATGGAGGGGGACAGGGGATGCTCAAGCCCGGCCACGCTGGGTCAGGGCAGGTGTCCTTCCATCGTGGTCCTCTCTCTAACCATGCCCGGTGGCCAAACctagggagggaggaaagggccGGGACAAACACACGGTGAGGCCACCCCAGGACACCCTCAGTGGCCGGTGGCTTGGCAGCATCCTCAGGCAGAGGCTGCGCCCGAATCTTTGTCTTCGATAAGCCCCAAAGCATCCTTCGTCCACGAACTTTTCCTTGCCTCTGCTTCTAACCACCGCGGAGAACCGTTAGCGGCTTTTTTAGCCAACCCCCCCCGCAACGTATCGCCCACTGCTCCTGCAAGAGATGAAAAGGTGGCGCCAGATCTGCAGAATCGGTTTTGAAGATAGCTCAGGCACTTCATCCAAAGGAGGAAGTCCAAACGCGACTCGTGGCGCGGCGGTTTCACAGTCTGcctatactagtaaattaaatcATCACGGGAACGTGGAGAATCTGAGTTGGAATAGGGCTGAAATCACACCTGGGAGTGTATACGAGAGTTTAACAGTATAGGTAATTGCATTGTGGTGCCCGGGAATGATTCCGGGTATTTATTTACTAATATAGACGTAGCTGCAGAAGCCACCTGAGGGGCCACACGGCAGGACAGGCTACTGCAGTCACAGGCTGGGGGTCGGATGCCTCTTCTCCAAGCAGACCTTTACCCCTCGCTCTGAGCCATACTGCTCTTAGATTTTAATTCTCTCCTCAGCCTCTGCGCTGACGGAAGTCCCTTGGATGACCTCTTTATCGAGGTGGGAAAAGGCTTGGTTTCTTTTTCTAACTGGAGGTCATTTGTAAAATCTCAGTAGTAGTTAGTCACAGGAGCAGTCACATCTTCCACCCTCCTCTCCTTTCATCACAGCTCCTACTGTGTCTTGTTGAGGTGGACTCCAACAGGGCCTGTTACAGAGTTTTGACTGGGTCCTAAAATCTCTAACGCCTCATA from Apteryx mantelli isolate bAptMan1 chromosome 1, bAptMan1.hap1, whole genome shotgun sequence includes:
- the LOC106489368 gene encoding carboxypeptidase A1-like; this translates as MRGFLLVVAVAAAACGEELFVGDQVLRAVAGDEEQLALLRDLGEQAELQVDFWRGPTKPNLPVDLRVPFWSLQAVKSFLEANGVTYSVMIEDVQELLDEEKRTMALSRRLERSTGTFDFASYHTIEEIYGWMEALAAAHPGLVTRLQIGQSYEKRPLYVLKFSTGGAGRPAIWLDTGIHSREWITQATGVWTANKIAEEYGKDPSVTAILDSMDIFFEIVTNPDGFAYTHSTNRLWRKTRSVNAGSSCVGVDPNRNWDAGFGGPGSSSNPCSETYHGPYAHSESEVSAIADFILRHGNVKAAVSIHSYSQMLMFPYGYKAAPAPDRRELNDLAAEAVRDLAAVYGTEYTYGSIIDTIYQAAGTTVDWAYDNGVKFSYTFELRDTGRYGFLLPAGQIVPTARETWPALLDIMLHALEHPY